In Desulfobacter hydrogenophilus, the genomic stretch AACTTCAAGGCGTGTCTTAAACCGACCGATGTGTACTTTACAAACATTGAGATTAATGCCATATTTTCCAGATCATTTGTTTAAAATTCGTTTGAACAATCACAGTAACAAGCTTTTTAGAGGCGCCCCAATTGAATAAAACAAAAGCAGGATTTCTAAAACGATTTGGAAAGATTCGGGATTTGCCTTCTTTGCCGTCAATTGTAACAAAAGTAAATGAAATGCTCAATGATCCAAACACAACAAATAATTCTTTATCCAGAGTGATTGAAAAGGATCAGGCCATTGTGTTTAAAATGCTTCAGCTGGTAAATTCCCCTTTTTTCGGGTTAAGAGAGAAAATTTTAACCACCAATGAGGCAGCCATTATTTTGGGGTTCGACGCCATACGAAATATTGTCCTATCGCTTTCAACCTTTAATATTTTGGATCATCTGTTTAAGAAAAAATTAAATGCGCATTTCAATGTTGACCGTTTCTGGCGGCATTCCATTGGCGTTGCGGTTCTTAGCCGATATCTGGCGGAGAAGACAACGGTTGGAGACCCTGAAAAATGCTTTGTCTGCGGATTACTTCATGACATGGGTAAACTGATGCTGGCCCATTATTTTCCCGATAATTTCATTCAGGTGATCGAACATGCCCGTCAAAATGACCTGGTTTACTTGGACGCAGAAAAAAAAATACTGCCGGCCTGTCATCCCGAAGTCGGATATTTTTTTGTAAAAAAGTGGAAACTTCCGCCGCATCTGGCCAATACAATTTATTCTCATCATGCCATTCAACCCGGCGCGGCTTTCTCCGATGAAAGCATTATCGTAAATACGGCGGATGGTATTATTAACAGCTATTATGCGGATTTTTTGAACAACAACACATCTCCGGGAAATATTAAATATGAATATTTTGATCCCCATGCCGGCAAACAGTTGAATGTTTGGATTGAAACCGCGCCTAATTGGTTTCCACAGGTTGAGCTTTTGATCAATGATGCATGTGCTTTTTTTTTATAACAGCCATGGGTTGACTTGGCCTATTTGGATAAACTGTATACCTAAACAGGCGGGCAGGGAAAACCGACGTTTTTGTATTGACGGAAGGCATCAGATCTCGGAATGCGATGACAAGAGAAGGTGACATCACCTTAGTTTTAGACCAGGGCATGTACTCAAAGGGGTAACTTTTTTGTTGAGTCATAATCAATAATCCGTCTTTCTGAGATAGAGCCCCCGCAGATATAACAGCCCACATATTTACTGCATTGGGACAGCTTTTATCTTTGCAGAAGTTGTGTACGAGGACTTCATAGCCCCCGTTGGGACAAGCATTGATATGGTATCCTTGTTCCGTTGTCCGATAGTGTCGCATTAAAGGCTCAATAGCACCTAAAAAGTGCATTCCTATTGGACCTTTGATGCAACAAAGCAGGTGGACCCAAAGGCAAGCAATTTCGTCCAGGTTATAAAATTTAAGTCCCATCCAACACATCTCGAACCATTTGAGCCATATCTGATTTTACAATAGGTTTCATTAAAAAACCTTTCACGCCTATACTCTCATTCTCAGCCCAACTTTGATTGATGATCCGTTCACTGAACCCTGTACATATGATAATCGGCATACCCGGTTTTATTGACAATATTTCTTTTGCAAGTTGGTCTCCGGTCATATGCGGCATGGTCATGTCAGAGATCACCAAGTCAAAAAAATCAGGATTTGATTTAAAGGCATTTAAGGCATCAACACTGTTGGTTTTTGTTGTCAGCTGATAACCAAGGCGTGAAAGCATCCGGCTTTCAAATTTTGCAACGGATACTTCATCATCGACTAATAGAATGCTCTCAGTACCGGACACAGTTCTTGTCATTTGCTCAGTATCTGCTATTTCATAATATTTTTCCATTAAAGGCAAATAAATGTTAAAAGTCGTCCCCTTTCCTAATTCGCTGTATACTTTTATCTCGCCACCATGCTCTTT encodes the following:
- a CDS encoding HDOD domain-containing protein; amino-acid sequence: MNKTKAGFLKRFGKIRDLPSLPSIVTKVNEMLNDPNTTNNSLSRVIEKDQAIVFKMLQLVNSPFFGLREKILTTNEAAIILGFDAIRNIVLSLSTFNILDHLFKKKLNAHFNVDRFWRHSIGVAVLSRYLAEKTTVGDPEKCFVCGLLHDMGKLMLAHYFPDNFIQVIEHARQNDLVYLDAEKKILPACHPEVGYFFVKKWKLPPHLANTIYSHHAIQPGAAFSDESIIVNTADGIINSYYADFLNNNTSPGNIKYEYFDPHAGKQLNVWIETAPNWFPQVELLINDACAFFL